The DNA window AGATCGCTGTGGTTCCTTACCCAGAGTGAAAACATGGGATACATTGCTGTTTCACTGGTTGGTCTTAAAGCAAGTTTTTTGTTAAGTTCAGTGAGTCCTCCATGTGTTACCCAGTAAACTTCTTCTTCAAAACCCTTGACATGTATTGCTTCCTTTGCAAGTTCATCCTCGGGTATGAGTAATGGGAACATGACCTCTTCATGATCCTTGTCTAGGATCGTTTTAAGAATTTCGAGGGTGTGTTTTCTGATCTTAAATCCCTGTGGAAGCCAAACATGCATTCCTTTCACAGGGTACCGTGTATCAATTATCTCTGCTTCTTCGAGAATATTATGAAACCATTCGCTGAATTCTGACATTTATTCACCAATTTATAAGTAGTTATAATATTATGGAGTTGAATAACTCCTGAAATTATGAATTTTGTTTTTAATAAGATTTTTTAGTTCTCATGTAAATATCTTTTATGTTGTAGACTATTTTTTTTCAAAGAACTTTAATGTTGATAAATTTAATATTTACAATGGATACTTATAATTTTAAATCATCTTAATATTATCAGTTTGTAAAAAATTTATCCTAGAAGGGATAACTAAGAAGTTATATCACAATTATATTATTCACCTAAACATAAATAGTAAATTGAATGGAGTAAACGATAACATGGATGCCAGAAAGATTCAGCTACCTCGGGAGATTCATACTGGAGCAGGTATGATAAAGGAAACTGGAAAAATATGTAGAAATTTAAGATTAGATGGTGATGTGATGGTTGTTACAGGACCTAACACACGTAAAATTGGTGGTGACGCTGTTATAGAAAGTTTACTTGAAGAAGATTACAATGTAAACGACATAACTATTGACAATCCTTCTAAATCATCTGTTGAAGCTGTTCAAGATGAAATTAAACAATGTTCACTTGTATTAGGTGTTGGCGGGGGCAAAGTAATTGATGTTGCTAAACTAGCCTCAACCAGAGCTGCTGTTAACTTCATAAGCGTACCAACAGCAGCTTCTCATGATGGAATAGCATCACCCCGTGCATCAATAAAAGATGAAGGTGGAAATGTTTCACTCAAAGCAGAACCACCAATAGGCGTCATTGCTGATACTGAAATCATAAGCAAAGCACCCTTCAGATTGCTTGCAGCAGGCTGTGGAGATATAGTCTCTAATTACACAGCTATACTTGATTGGAAGTTAGCTCACAGACTTTTGGATATAGATTACAGTGATTCGGCAGCAGCACTTTCTGAAATGACAGCTAAAATGACCATAAATTCTGCTGATGCAATTAAAGAAGGTTTAACAGAGAGTGCTGGACTGGTTGTCAAGGCACTCATAAGTAGTGGAATTGCAATAAGCATAGCAGGGACAAGCAGACCAGCCAGTGGATCAGAACACAAATTCAGTCATGCTCTGGATATTGTTGCTCCTAAACCCGCACTTCATGGGGAACAGTGTGGTGTTGGAACCATAATGATGATGTACCTACATGGCGGGGATTGGAAATTTATTAGGGATACTTTAAAGGTGATTAAAGCACCAACTACTGCATATGAAATGGGAATTGAACCAGAATATATTATTGAAGCCCTTCAAATGGCACATACCATCCGAAGCGAAAGATATACTATTTTAGGAGACAGAGGACTCACCCATGAATCAGCAAGGGTTCTGGCAGAGAAAACAGGAGTCATTTAAACTTGGTTTACAGTGGGGTTTTCCTAAACCCTTTATCACAGTAAAAAATATACTATTCGAACTCTAAATTAATAAGTAGTGATATCATGGATAATAAAGAAAAGGTAATTAAAACTTTTAAAGAATCTGAAGAACCTTTGAATGCAACAAAAGTCAGCCAATTATCTGGTGTTGAGAAAAAAGAGGTTGACAAAATAATGAAGGAACTCAAGAAGGATGAAACAATTTATTCCCCAAAAAGATGTTACTATGCTTTGAAGGAATAAAAACCTCTCAAATTCTTTTTTTTCTAATTTAATTTGTGTTCATTTTAACCAATTTAAATCGATTTTTTTTTTAAATAATTGATCTTTATAATACTCATTATACACGATCTGTGGAGTACTTACCTCCGAAATATCTAGAGCAGAGTAGGCTCAACACCAATGACAATTATTACAACCTCATGATTAATTCTACTTAAATTGCAAATCTGTTGAATTCTATTGTTCATTTTTTTTTTATTGATGGTTAATAACATTCTATATCAATTTATATGCTCAAAAAAATATATTGTTTTATTGAATTTTACATTCACTGGAATATCCAGAAACTTCACATTTACATTTAACATCAAATTACTTACAAATAAAAAAAAAATTCAAAATCATGGTGGTAACAATATGATAACTTTAATTGGTAAAAACCTCGCAAACAGAGGTCTTAAATTCATGTTTTACGGGGCTTCATCAGAATGTGAGTCCTGCAGATTCAAAAACACATGTATTGACACCCTAGAAAGCGGTAGGATGTACATAATTAAACAGGTTAAAAATGGGGAGCAACCCTGCCAAATACATGAAGGTGGAAAGGTGCGGGTTGTTGAAGTAGAAAAAGCATACATAAAATGTCTTGTTGATTCTAAAAAATCATTTGAAGGATCTAAGTTAGTATTTGAAACACCATCTTGTGATGATCAAGACTGTAATATGAGGTCCAAATGTTTCCCAGAGGGACTGATGAATCAGGACAAATGTAAAATCATAAAGAATCTTGGAAAACCGAAACATGAATGTCCACAGGGACGTGAACTTAACAATGTTTTACTCAAACCTTAAATTTTAGCTAAAGAGGATTTTAGGATGATTACAGAAATTAAACGAAAAGTAGGATACTTAGCGGCAGAACAAATTAAAGACGGGGATGTGGTGGGTCTTGGAACAGGATCAACAACCCATTTCTTCATTGAAAAACTTGGAAAAAGAATAGTGGATGAAGAACTGAAACTCTTGGGAATACCAACTTCTTACCAATCTTTTTTCCTTGCAAAGGATGCAAGAATTCAAATAACAACCCTTGAAGAACATGATGTAGATATAGCTGTTGATGGTGCAGATGAAGTTGACCCGAAATTTAATCTTATAAAAGGAGGGGGAGCAGCACATACCCTTGAAAAAATTGTAGACAGTTCAGCATCCAAATTTGTGGTTATTGTGGATGGATCTAAAATGGTTGATAAACTAGGTAATTTTCCAGTACCAGTTGAAGTGATTCCACAGGCATCGAGAACAGTAAGAGATCAGCTGATTAAGATGGGAGGATCACCAACCATGAGAATGGCAGAGAGAAAGGATGGTCCCGTGGTTACAGATAATGGAAATTTCATATACGATGTTAAGTTCTCTGTGGATAACCCTAAATTACTCGAAGTAGAACTTAATGCACTGCCCGGTGTCGTTGAAAACGGTATCTTTACAGATATTGTGGATGAGGTTTTAGTTGGGACTGAGAAAGGTGTTGAAACACTAAAAAAATAGGGTATAAAACCCCATTCTATTCAATTTTGAGTTTCATTCAACAATTTTAGCATTTCACTTTTTTTATTTGTTGGGAGTTTACAGCTTCCTGTGCTGCAAACATGTGCAGTTGCCTTCCCATTTATCATGCTTTTTTTATCAATATCTTCTGAAATGGAATTGGTTTTATCTGACCATTTAGAATCCTTTAATATAATTGTTGTGTTGGGAATGTAGAGTTGTCTTAATCTGAGCATTTCAATGGTATCTTCTGAATCTCCATCACCAACGATTACCACACTGTAGGAGGGTCCCAACGCAAAATCAACCCCTGAAATAAATTGTGTGTGCCCTGTAGGTGATCTTTTCACAGTCTCAGAGAATACAGTTTCCAATTTTCTGGCAGTATCCATTTGATTGTGGTCATTGGTAAAACTTCCAAGTCTCAAGAGGTTTAGAAATTCAACTGAGTTTCCTGAGGGTATTGCACTGTCAAAGGTTTTTTTCTCTCGAATCAGAACCTTTTCTTCATCGTCTGCAGTGAAGTAAAAACCTCCATTTTCTTCATCCCAGAAATGTTCAACGACTGTCTGGTTTAAATCCATGGCTTTTTCAAGGTAATCCACATTGAAGGTTGCCATGTATATTTCCAACAAACCCCAAATCATAAAGGTGTAATCGTCGAGATTTCCGTACACAGCAGATTCACCATCTCTAAACATGTGCATCAAACGATTCTGTTGGTAACTTTTATTCATAATAAAATTTACGCAATTTTCAGCGGCCTTAACATATTTTTCCTCTTCAAACACTTGAAATGCTCTGGAAAGGGATGCTATCATTAATCCATTCCAATCTGTAAGAATTTTATCATCCTTATGTGGATGAACTCTTTTTTCACGCACTAGGAAAAGTTCTGATAATATGTCGTCCACCAGCTCTTCAAGGTCTGAAATATTCAATCCTTTATTTTCTGCTATTTTTTTGTAATCCCTCTTTTTGTGGAGGATATTATTGATGGACTCATTTGAATATCCATCGTTGAAATTTCCATCTTTTTTCACGTTGAAAACTTCTGTTATCAGATCTGCAGAATCTTTATCAAGGATGCTGTATAGTTCCTCATAGGTCCAGTAATAAAATTTTCCCTCGACACCTTCGCTGTCTGCATCTTCGGCCGAGTAAAATCCACCTTCAACATCTGTCATGTCTCTAAGAACATATTCATAGATTTGTTGTGCGGTTTTTTTGTATTCAAACTTGCCTGTGGCTGAATATACTTCGGTGTACAGCATGGCTATCAGTGCCTGATCATACAGCATCTTCTCAAAGTGGGGTACAAGCCAGTTTTTGTCAACTGAATATCTGTGGAAGCCGAAACCTACATGGTCATAGATTCCGCCCATGGCCATTTCATCTAATGTTTTTAAAACCATGTTCAGGGAATGTTTGTTTCCTGTTCTCTTCCAGTACCTCAGTAGAAACATCAAACTGTGGGGTGTTGGAAATTTTTGAAAATCACCAAAACCACCGTTTTCAACATCAAAAACCTTGGAGAGTTGATCATAAGTTTTTTCTAGTATGGTACTGTCCAATTGTTTACCCTTGGTATTGACTGACATTTCTTTGAGGGCTCTAAATATTTGATCCCCTGAATCAAGGGCATTTTTTCTTTCGTCCCTCCATATGTCCATCACATTCAAAAGAAGATCCTTGAGGCCAATATTTCCGAAGCTGCTTTCCTTTGGGAAGTAGGTTCCAGCAAAGAATGGTTTTTTGTCATGGGTCATGATAATTGTCAATGGCCAACCACCGGTACCTGTCATAATCTGACATGCAGCCATGTACACACTGTCAACATCAGGTCTTTCTTCCCGATCTACCTTCACTGCCACGAAATTGTTGTTTAAAAGTTCAGCAACTTCAAGGTCTTCAAAAGATTCATGTGCCATCACATGGCACCAGTGACAGGTGGAATATCCAATAGATAAAAAAATAGGTTTGTCCAGTTTTTTTGCTTTTTCAAAAGCTTCATCACCCCATGGATACCAATCAACTGGATTTTTGGAGTGTTGAATTAAATATGGGCTTTTTTCTCCTTTCAAATGGTTATAACTGTTTTTGGATGTGATTATATTTGGATCCTTCATAGCTTTCACCTCTTTCTTTATTTAGAAATATTATGGGTTCTAAAGCCAATGATCTGAACAAATTCTTTTGTTCCATCAGCATAAGAGAAATCACTATAAGAATTTTAGATGGTTAATTAATCACAAATGTGCAACATTCATCGCCCATTGCAAAACATGTGGTTTCAATGGTTGTAACATCCTTATCTAAATATTTAGAAAAAATTGCATCTAACAGCCCAGAATCAAATGAACAAGCAGGTTCTCCTATTTCAGGTAAATCTTTACATTCAAAACAATCATAAACACAAATTACAATGGGATCTAATGTTTTAACTTCTACCCTACCCAAATGTTTTTCTTCCCAAAATTTTTCAATGTTTCCAAGGAAGGATTCTAAATCTTCACCTTGAAGTTCGTTGTAAAATACTTTTCCAACTCTTATGCCTGCTTTGTGAAGTATGGGGTCGATGTTGATTCCATCGTTCCAAAATTCTGTTCTAACTGCCCTGAGTATTAGCCTATAAAAATCAAATGGATCACTGGAATTTGAAATATTCGAAAAATATTCTTCAATATCAAATTTGGCTTCATTATCACTCGATAACTCACCTAAAAATTCAGCATTAATCGAAAAAATCTTCCTTCTTTTATCGTTAGGATCTTTAATAGAAACTATAAGCCCATTGGTTACAAGTTCACTTAGATGTTGAGAAACTGTGGGTTTTGCTTTGCCAGTTAACTCAACAATTTCGTTAAAACTCATATTTTTTTTGCAAAGAGCATCTAATATTTTAACTTTAACCTGTCCCTTCACAACATCTACATGTTTCTTGGATGAGAATATTTTGTAAGATTGTGAATTTTTGTTATTAGAAGATTTTTTAGTGCCAGTCATGATATCATCGTTCTATACATAATATCTAGTTTATACTATAAAATAAGTTCTATCTTTACCTAATAACTTTTTCATGAATCAAAAATTTTTTTGTATAGATTAAAATATTATTTTATATTTGTGTGTAGACTTTGTGTATCATTTAAAACATAAGAGTAATAATATCCAAAAATTTGTATTATAGGAAAGTTTCAGACGTTTTAGGAGGTTAATTATTACTTTTCATCACCCAAAAATTCTCTGAATTTAAAAACTTTTTCAGGGCAGGATAATTCACATTTTAAACATGCCATACCATTGCATAGGTCTGTTTTGACTGTTGCTGTTCCATTTTCTATTTTCAAAGCATTTTCTGGACAACTTTTCATACATGTCAAACAATTGGTACATCCCTCAAAATCCGCATTTAATGTGGAATTTATTTTCACAATTTTCAAACCCTCTTCTCCAAGTTCTGCTATGTCCCGTTTGAATATTTTATGCATTTCTGGGTTTGAAAACTTTGGTGGAATCTTTTGAAATCCATATTTATCAAGCCAATCATTATACATCCAAATTGGCATTCCCTGTTCATAGATGGATAATTCAAGTGAATACATCTTTTCAAAGGTTTCTGATGTGGCTAACATTATATGATTTCCCCTCATATTCTTGGCAATTTTCTGAAGATCATTAAGAAGATCCGGTTCAATGGCAATATCTCGTGCCATTTCAAGTGAAGTATTTCCCAACTGATAAATTACCCTTGATGATTGGGGTATTTGTCCAATATTCATGGACTTAAGTGGATCAACGTAAAATCCTGAGGCTCCGGCCATATAAACTGCATCCACATCGGAAAGGAGAACATCTGCCTCTTCTGCAAGAGTTAAATATGCTGCTCTAAATGCACCTAATGCTTTTCCAATCATTGTTATATCTCTAGTTGATAAATGGATTCCATCTTGAAGATTTATCATATTATTTGGACTTTTTATATTGGGGAGTGTGATTAAACCAGAATCAATACCTAAACTAAATGCTGCTATTACTCCGGTTCCTGTTATTCCATTGGATTTACCATCCATTTCTCCTCTTTGAACCGTTTTTCCAGTTCGGGGATCTACCACGTCACCTTCATTAACAATAAGCTCATTATCAAGAACATAACCTTTCCATCCCTCGCCCATTTCCTTAAAATCACATATTGTTCCGGGAGAGGCTAACTTTCCATTTTCAATCATCTGCCCCTCTATTGCAGGACCAGCCGCCGCTGAACATGTGTATATATCGTCGTCAATTACCAGGGCCATTTCAGCATTGGTACCAAAATCTATGACAAGATAAATGCCTTGTTTATCCAAAATGTCTGATTTATAAAGCATTGCAAGGGCGTCAGCACCTATTTCATGTTTGATTGCTGGAGGAATTAGTATATCTGCATCTGGATTCATGTCAAGACCAATTTCTTTTGCAGTTATGGTTGTTGCATCCCGTGAGGGTGGTGTAATATTTAAACTTTTAATTGCATTTGATCCCCAATATGCAAGATCCCTTATTTCTATATTTTGAAATAATGATAGTTGTATTGGATTTCCACAAACAGCCAATCTTTCAACCTGTTTTAAGTCAATTCCAAGATTATTTAATACATTGTTAATTGTTTTAATCAGAAGTTTGTGTGCAGTTTCTCTACCCACCTCAATGGCAAAATGGAGGTGATCCACAACATTAGCTCCTGGCAAAGGATGTCTCAATGTAATGGCAGTAGAAATTACTTTAAAATCTTCTAAATTAATTGCCTGGGCTCTTATACCGCTGGTTCCTATATCTAAAGCAATCGAATATGGGTTGTTCATTTTAAGACCTTTTTAATATATTTTAAGTTTTTACTGATTAAATTTAAAAACTGTTTAAGAATTATAACTTTAATGTGTAAACTTTTTATTAAAATAAAAAAATGTAAAAAAATAGGTAAATTTGTTACAGATTTAAGAATACTCTGAAACAAATTCTCCAACTATTTTTGAGTACTCTTTTCTTAGGTCTTTCCATGTTTTTTTATCTTTCAAAATAGCCTCAGCAAGTTTAGGGGCATGATATGCTTCAACCCCATACACGCTCATGGGAAAAGACTCTACGAAATCTTTTCTTACGGCGCCACCACCACAGCCTATGGCCGGAACTTCGAGTCCTTCCTTTTGAATTTCATCAACGATTTTTGGGAAAGCTGTCATGGTGGTTGTCATAAGGGCAGTTCCAGTCATGAACAATGGATTGTACTCTTTCACAGCATTCACAACATCTTTAATTGGAACATCACGCCCCATGTCAATTGCTTCAAATCCACCGGCTCTTAAAAACATCACAACCATGTTTTTACCAATGTCATGAGGATCACCCTCTGCTACAAATGAAACAACAGTTCCTTTGGTTTCACTTTTGTGGCCTAAAACCTTTTCACATTCCTTGACACCTTCCATCATACCATCCCCTGCTAACATGAGATCTGGTAGGAAATAAAATCCTTTGGTATAAAGAATGTTAACTGCATCCATTCCCTTCATTAAACCATTGTTAATTATTTCAATGGGTGATATTTTGTCTTTCAATGCCTTTTGAACATTTGCAAGTGATGAATCCCTATCTTCATACAATACTGATAATGCTATGGACCTGAATGGTTCATCTGTGGGAAGGGTGTTTTGTACATCGAGATCTTCTTCTGGTTTAATTGCTGCACCTTCTACCTCAACGTTGTATCTGACAGCTACAAAGTTTTGGTCCATCTTACTTTCAAATTCATCATAACTCATCTTTAAACCTCCCTATAACTCGTAACTCTTTGGATCAAATTCAGATATCTTTCTTGAGTACTTCCTTATACAGTCATCAGTGAACTGTTCAGATTCTGTTGGAAGTGCTTCAAAGATGTTCAAAGCATGATCAAGTGAATCACGTTCAAATCTAGTTAGATACATTTTTTTAGATTCAACAGCTTCATTTATTATGGCACCAGCTTCAAGAGCTGCTG is part of the Methanobacterium lacus genome and encodes:
- a CDS encoding NAD(P)-dependent glycerol-1-phosphate dehydrogenase; its protein translation is MDARKIQLPREIHTGAGMIKETGKICRNLRLDGDVMVVTGPNTRKIGGDAVIESLLEEDYNVNDITIDNPSKSSVEAVQDEIKQCSLVLGVGGGKVIDVAKLASTRAAVNFISVPTAASHDGIASPRASIKDEGGNVSLKAEPPIGVIADTEIISKAPFRLLAAGCGDIVSNYTAILDWKLAHRLLDIDYSDSAAALSEMTAKMTINSADAIKEGLTESAGLVVKALISSGIAISIAGTSRPASGSEHKFSHALDIVAPKPALHGEQCGVGTIMMMYLHGGDWKFIRDTLKVIKAPTTAYEMGIEPEYIIEALQMAHTIRSERYTILGDRGLTHESARVLAEKTGVI
- a CDS encoding UPF0179 family protein; translation: MITLIGKNLANRGLKFMFYGASSECESCRFKNTCIDTLESGRMYIIKQVKNGEQPCQIHEGGKVRVVEVEKAYIKCLVDSKKSFEGSKLVFETPSCDDQDCNMRSKCFPEGLMNQDKCKIIKNLGKPKHECPQGRELNNVLLKP
- the rpiA gene encoding ribose-5-phosphate isomerase RpiA — encoded protein: MITEIKRKVGYLAAEQIKDGDVVGLGTGSTTHFFIEKLGKRIVDEELKLLGIPTSYQSFFLAKDARIQITTLEEHDVDIAVDGADEVDPKFNLIKGGGAAHTLEKIVDSSASKFVVIVDGSKMVDKLGNFPVPVEVIPQASRTVRDQLIKMGGSPTMRMAERKDGPVVTDNGNFIYDVKFSVDNPKLLEVELNALPGVVENGIFTDIVDEVLVGTEKGVETLKK
- a CDS encoding thioredoxin domain-containing protein; translated protein: MKDPNIITSKNSYNHLKGEKSPYLIQHSKNPVDWYPWGDEAFEKAKKLDKPIFLSIGYSTCHWCHVMAHESFEDLEVAELLNNNFVAVKVDREERPDVDSVYMAACQIMTGTGGWPLTIIMTHDKKPFFAGTYFPKESSFGNIGLKDLLLNVMDIWRDERKNALDSGDQIFRALKEMSVNTKGKQLDSTILEKTYDQLSKVFDVENGGFGDFQKFPTPHSLMFLLRYWKRTGNKHSLNMVLKTLDEMAMGGIYDHVGFGFHRYSVDKNWLVPHFEKMLYDQALIAMLYTEVYSATGKFEYKKTAQQIYEYVLRDMTDVEGGFYSAEDADSEGVEGKFYYWTYEELYSILDKDSADLITEVFNVKKDGNFNDGYSNESINNILHKKRDYKKIAENKGLNISDLEELVDDILSELFLVREKRVHPHKDDKILTDWNGLMIASLSRAFQVFEEEKYVKAAENCVNFIMNKSYQQNRLMHMFRDGESAVYGNLDDYTFMIWGLLEIYMATFNVDYLEKAMDLNQTVVEHFWDEENGGFYFTADDEEKVLIREKKTFDSAIPSGNSVEFLNLLRLGSFTNDHNQMDTARKLETVFSETVKRSPTGHTQFISGVDFALGPSYSVVIVGDGDSEDTIEMLRLRQLYIPNTTIILKDSKWSDKTNSISEDIDKKSMINGKATAHVCSTGSCKLPTNKKSEMLKLLNETQN
- a CDS encoding V4R domain-containing protein codes for the protein MTGTKKSSNNKNSQSYKIFSSKKHVDVVKGQVKVKILDALCKKNMSFNEIVELTGKAKPTVSQHLSELVTNGLIVSIKDPNDKRRKIFSINAEFLGELSSDNEAKFDIEEYFSNISNSSDPFDFYRLILRAVRTEFWNDGINIDPILHKAGIRVGKVFYNELQGEDLESFLGNIEKFWEEKHLGRVEVKTLDPIVICVYDCFECKDLPEIGEPACSFDSGLLDAIFSKYLDKDVTTIETTCFAMGDECCTFVIN
- a CDS encoding methylamine methyltransferase corrinoid protein reductive activase gives rise to the protein MNNPYSIALDIGTSGIRAQAINLEDFKVISTAITLRHPLPGANVVDHLHFAIEVGRETAHKLLIKTINNVLNNLGIDLKQVERLAVCGNPIQLSLFQNIEIRDLAYWGSNAIKSLNITPPSRDATTITAKEIGLDMNPDADILIPPAIKHEIGADALAMLYKSDILDKQGIYLVIDFGTNAEMALVIDDDIYTCSAAAGPAIEGQMIENGKLASPGTICDFKEMGEGWKGYVLDNELIVNEGDVVDPRTGKTVQRGEMDGKSNGITGTGVIAAFSLGIDSGLITLPNIKSPNNMINLQDGIHLSTRDITMIGKALGAFRAAYLTLAEEADVLLSDVDAVYMAGASGFYVDPLKSMNIGQIPQSSRVIYQLGNTSLEMARDIAIEPDLLNDLQKIAKNMRGNHIMLATSETFEKMYSLELSIYEQGMPIWMYNDWLDKYGFQKIPPKFSNPEMHKIFKRDIAELGEEGLKIVKINSTLNADFEGCTNCLTCMKSCPENALKIENGTATVKTDLCNGMACLKCELSCPEKVFKFREFLGDEK
- the mtaC gene encoding methanol--corrinoid protein MtaC; its protein translation is MSYDEFESKMDQNFVAVRYNVEVEGAAIKPEEDLDVQNTLPTDEPFRSIALSVLYEDRDSSLANVQKALKDKISPIEIINNGLMKGMDAVNILYTKGFYFLPDLMLAGDGMMEGVKECEKVLGHKSETKGTVVSFVAEGDPHDIGKNMVVMFLRAGGFEAIDMGRDVPIKDVVNAVKEYNPLFMTGTALMTTTMTAFPKIVDEIQKEGLEVPAIGCGGGAVRKDFVESFPMSVYGVEAYHAPKLAEAILKDKKTWKDLRKEYSKIVGEFVSEYS